Genomic DNA from Taurinivorans muris:
TCACGCCTCTTGAGGAGGTTGCAGGGCTTGTCCGCGGTACCATGATCAAAATATATTTAAAAGATGACGCAAAAGAATTTATCGAAGAATATCGCCTTGAAAACATCATCCGCCGCCATTCCAATTTCCTGCCGTTTTCCATTTTGCTGAATGACAAGGTAATCAACACTATTTCCGCGTTATGGCGCGAACCTAAGTTCAATATTAAAAAAGAACAGTATGACGAATTTTATAAGTTCCTTACCTATGACACGGAAAATCCTTTTGATGTCATCCACTTGTCTGTTGACGCGCCGGTGCAGTTCAACGCGTTGCTTTTTATCCCTGAAAAAAGCGAAGACTATTTTCTGGAACAAAAGGACCAATGGGGGCTTGATTTGTATGTCCGCCGCGTCCTTATCGAGAAAAACAGGCAGGAACTTCTGCCCAACTATTTCGCTTTTGTGAAAGGTGTTGTGGATACGGAAGATTTGCCTTTGAATATTTCCCGGGAAACATTGCAGGAAAATATCGTTTTAAAGAAAATTTCCCAAACCATCGTGCGTCAGCTCATGAGTCATTTTGAAAAAATGGCGGCGCAGGATAAGGAAAAGTATAACACTTTTTGGAATAAGCACGGCAAATATTTTAAATTTGCGTTCAATGATTTTGTATACCGCGACAGGGTTGCGAAGCTCATGCGTTTTGTTTCTTCCGGCTCCGAAGAGCTTCTCAGCCTTGAAGAATATGTCAGCCGCATGAAAGCCGGACAAAAGGATATTTGGTATGTGAGCGCTTCTTCCAAAGAAGCCGCTAAGCTCAATCCTCATATGGAACGGTTCACCCGCAAGGGGCTTGAAGTTTTATATTTGCTTGAACCGGTCGAAGAAATCGCTCTTGAGAGTTTGCAAAAATTCAATGAGTACACGTTTAAGAATATTGAAACGGCTGATGCCCGTGCTCTTGATGATTTTGCTGATGTGGAAAAAGCGGAATCCGATTTGCCGAAACTTTCCGACCTTGAAAAGACGGAATTTGAGCAAATGCTTGAACGCATGAAAGAAGTGCTTGGCGATAAAGTGAAAGACGTGAAAAGCACGGACAGACTGTCAGGCAGTCCTGCCTGCATGGCTTCCCAAGACGGTGTAAGTTCGACCATGGAAAAATTGATGCGCTCTTTCCAAAAAGACGACAGCATTCCGCAAAAAGTGCTTGAAGTCAACCCCGACCATGCATTGATCCGTTCTTTGCTGACTATTTACAAGGACGACAGCCGTTCCGGTCTTTTTGAAGAAATGGTGTGGGGAATTTTTGACAACACTGTTTTGCTTGACGGTTATATGAACGATCCGTTCCTTATGGCGCAAAGAAGTTTGAAGCTCATGGAAAAAGCGGGTCAATGGTATGCTGATTTAAGAAATAAGTGATTGTTTGTTTTGGGGGAATTGTTTTCCCCAAGTTTTTTGCACGGAATTCTTTTTTGAATTTCGTGCTTTTTTTTGGTCTTTATTTTGCATGGGGTTCATATGTCGAAATGGACAAGAGTATTTTTTGTCCGCAGGAAGAAAAAGGATTGGAGGATATGCCGGGAACAAAAAAGGAAAAAAATTTGAGTTTTTCCTTTGGCACTGACAGAAAACTGCTGCGAAAAATGTTTTGGCATGGTCTTTGCTTAATAAGGTGTATGAAAAGAAATGAACATCATTTTGTCAGATTTATGACAGCATGTTGTGACGGCAAGGAGTTTATATGCAAAATTCACTTTATACGGGATTATTTGCGTCGTTAACGACTGAACATAGAATGGCCATGATAAGCAACAACTTGGCGAATGTGAACACCGCAGGTTATAAATCCGATGCATTGGCTTTTAAAGATACGATGATACATTTCGCCCATGATTTTATTCGTGAGCCGTTGGAAAATTTGCGTTCCGAACCTTTATTCCCGGAACAGTGCCTACGGGCCAGAACCCGTATCGCCACAAAAGAAACGGACTTTTCCCAGGGAAGCATGCAGTTTACGGGCAATCAGCTTGACATAGCCATTGTCGGCGAAGGGTTTTACCGCGTGAATGCTCCGCAGGGCGAGTATTTGACACGTTCCAGCGCTTTCACCAAAGGTCCGGACGGTACGATAATGACGAAACAGGGATACCCAGTGCAGGGTACAGGAGGAAATATCGTTCTTCCGCCGAATGCAAGCAATGTTCATGTTTCCGCGGACGGAGCCGTTTATGCGGACGGTCAGCAAGTGGGACAGCTTGACGTGGTCACCGTGGAAGACCCGCAGCTTTTAAGAAAGGTCGGCAACAACCTTTATGGTGTTCCTGAAGGTGTCGGTCTGCAAAATGTTTTGGACGGCGAAAGGACTATGGTCAGCCAAGGTTATACGGAGGCTGCCAATGTCAATGTCGTGTATGAAATGGTCAACATGATTGAAGTGCAAAGGATGTTTGAAGCCCAGCAAAAAGTCATGTCAACGGCGAATGATGTGGATAAACAAGTGATAACTACTGTTGGTAAAGCACGGTAATAAAGCGAGGATAACGATATGATGCGTTCATTATGGTCTGCGGCGAGCGGTATGCATGCGCAGCAAATGAATATCGATGTGATTTCAAATAACTTGGCAAACGTGAACACCTCCGGCTTTAAAAAAAGCAGAGCCGAATTTGAAGATTTGATGTATCAAACCATGAGGGTTGCGGGTTCCCGCGGTCCTGCGGACCAGCAAATTCCTGTCGGCATTCAGGTCGGCTTGGGGGTTCGTACCGTTTCCGTGCATAAATTTTTCACGGAAGGAAATCTGCAGAATACGGATAACACTTTGGACATCGCCATCGAGGGTGACGGATTTTTCCAGGTTCAAGTGGGCGAGGAGTTGATGTATACCCGCTCAGGGGCGTTTAAATTAAATTCAGACGGCGTCATCGTTACGGCAAACGGCTATGAATTGCAGCCCCAGTTCACCGTTCCGTCCGAAACCCGTTCCATTGCCATTTCCGAAGACGGTGAAATCGTTTGCCTTGACGGGCAGTCCAATGAAATTGCAACCGGTGATATTCCGTTGTATACTTTTGTCAACAATGCCGGTTTGGATTCCCGCGGCAGAAACCTCTATATGCCGACGGAAGCTTCCGGCGAGGCTGTGCAGGGCGTTCCCGGAGAAGATAATGTGGGCACATTGGCACAGGGCTTTTTGGAAATGTCAAACGTTGAAATCGTTGAGGAAATGGTTAATATGATTGTCGGACAGCGCGCTTATGAAATGAACTCGAAAGCGATTCAGACTTCCGATACCATGCTGCAAACAGCGATTAACGTAAAACGTCAATAAAATAAGTGAAATATGGAGAGGGGAAAAATCATGTTCCGAAAAAATAGGCAAGAATATAGTCATAAAATTGACATGTATTTCTTATGCATGGTTTTTTCTCTCTTTGTCTTGCTTTTTCCAAGCTTGGCGCAAGCGAATAAAGCCTACGGCGTTGATAAGAAAGTTGAAAGCGCCCGTCATAGCGAGCCGTTGGGACAAGATGTTTGGCGTTTGAAAATTCAGGAAGCCGCCATTGTGCGGGGCGATAAGGTCTTGTTGGGTGAAATCGCGGAGCCTCTGGGCTCGATTTCCCGGGAAAAATGGCAGGAATTTGCGAAAAAGGAATTGTGGGATAGCCCGCCGGAACTCGGAAAACCTTATAAGATCAGCAAAGCGAATTTGAAGAATGCGCTGCGTTCCTCTCTTGGCATGTATGCGGATTCTTGCTTGCTTCCCAATGCCCTTGTTTTGCAAAGAGGCGGGGAAGTCGTGCGGGAAGAAAAACTGCGCCAAATGGCGATGCAGTATTTGACGCCTCAAATGAATAAACTCGGCGGAAGAAGCGATTTGACAGATTTTCGTCTGCCTGCCTATATTTTTGTGAGCAGCCGTTCGCAAAATTTGGTTTTGGAAAAAACAGCCGTAGAGCCCGGGCGGATCAATCTTCGTTTTGCAATTCAGGAAATGGACGGAAAAATCATACAGCGTTTTACCGGAACCGCATTTTTGAACGTTTGGGTGGATACGCCGGCGGCGGCAAGACCTCTTGCAAAGGGTGACACGCTCAATCGGCAGGACATCACTTTTAAAAGTGTGAATCTTGCGTATGAACGCGCGGAACTTTGGGACGGAAAGGGCGGTCCGTGGCAGGTGACCCGTCCTTTGGGCGCAATGGAAGTTATCGGCACGGCGGATTTGAAGCCTTTGTCAACCATAAAAAAAGGCGATAAGGTAACGCTTGTTTATCAAAAAAACGGCATACATCTTTCTGTGCTTGTGGAAGCTATGGAAGACGGCGCGTTAGGCGATACGGTCTTGGTTCGCAATATTGATTCAAAAAAACAAATTTACGGGAAAGTGCAAGACAACGATACGCTTCTTGCAAAGTAGGATGGTATGAAAAAACATATTTTTTGCGTAGCGGCAATGGGAATGGTTTTTATGGCAGGCTGTACGGCGTCAAGGGAAGCCCCTGTCGTCACTCAGCCGGTTATGCAGCCGATAACGTATCAGGAACCTGCCCCAGCCTATGATAATCCCGGAAGCCTGTATAATCCCAATCAATACCGCTCCATTTACGAAGACGGCAGGGCGAGGCGTGTCGGTGACATCGTGACGATCAACGTTGTCGAGCAGCAGTCGGGTTCACAGGAAGTAACCACTGATGCGACCAGGACGAACACGACGTCCGCGAGCATAGCCGCCCTTGGAAAGAGAAAAAGTTTGTTCGGTATTCCGATTGGGGCTGAAACTCCGATTTTTGAGGGTTCAAGCTCAAGCGATTTGCAGGGTGACGCGGAGTCCACACGCAACAGTTCCATTACCGCAACGCTTGCCGCACGTGTGATCAATGTGCTGCCTGACGGAAATTTGCAGATTGAAGCCGTGCGTGAAATAACCTTGAACGATGAAACGCAGTTCATGGTTGTGACAGGCATTATCCGGGCAAGGGATATTGCCGCCAACAATACTATCGCTTCGACACAAATAGCCAATGCGAAAATAGAGTATTACGGACGGGGAGTACTCAGCCAAAAGCAAAAACCGGGATGGCTTTCCCGTTTCCTGGAAATGGTTTCACCGTTCTGATTTGAAAAATATGAGACCTGCTGCAAAGCGGGTCTTTTTTTGTGCGCTTTAGCTCAAAAAAACCACCAGCTAAGCTGGTGGAATAAAAATCTTTAGATACAAGACTTTCTTTCTTTGGTATATATTTGATGTGTTCGTCAATCGAAACCAAAGAAGGAAAGTTTTTTATGAATGAGAACCAGAGCTTATCCCATACCAAATGGAGTTACAAGCCTTACATTGTATTCGCACAAAAATTTCGGCGTAAGGAAATATATTTGAAAATGAAAGATGATAGAGGAAAAATTTTAAGGCAGTGTTGTGACCAAAAAAAGGTACGTTCTTAGAAAAGGTGCTGACCGGTCCGTATGCTGGTTATCATTCCCCTTAACCTAAGCGTGTCTGCATTCATGGGATATTTGAAAAAAAAACGCTCTTTGATGATTTGATAGTTATGCCAATCTGAAATATGAATATGGAAAATGTTGGATGCAGCAGGCATTTTGCTGATACAGCAGGGCGGACTACAGAAGCAATAAAAGCGTATGGTTGAAATCTGTTTGTGCATGAAATGCGGCAGGCATGAGGCAAGGCAGGAGTTTGGCATGCGCGTTAAATATCTTGACAGGCATGTTTTTTGAATATAATATTAAAATGTCGACATTTAAAATATATTAAAAATAGCTGGAGGGTTCGCATGGAAGAAAAAAGAAAAGAATTTTTGCCCATGTACGGCGGAATATGGGGAGGCATGGTTCCTCTTGCAATTCTTATTGTCGGTTTGGTTTGGCTGTCTGTTGCGGAACGCGGCGGGACAAAACCTTTTTGGGCATGCGGCTGGCTTGCGCTTGCAGGCGGTTTGTTTTTTGCAAAAGATAAAGCCGAATACTGCAAAGCCGCAATGCGGGGTATCGGCAATCAAACAGGCATAGTCATTGTCACGGCATGGCTTTTTGCAGGTGTGTTTGGAAAAATCATGGCTGCCGGCGGGCTGGTGAACGGTTTATTGTGGTTAGGCATGTCCACCGGAGCGCAGGAAGGCATTTTTACGACCCTTGTTTTTATAACAGCGATGCTTTTTTCTCTGGGTACGGGAACAAGTACGGGAACATGCCTTTCTTTGACTCCGGTATTGTATCCCGCAGGGATTTTTCTCGGCTGCGATCCCGTTTTATTGGGAACGGCGATTTTATCGGGAGCCGCTTTTGGCGATAACTTGGCGCCCATTTCCGATACGACCATTGTTTCCGCTTATACGCAAGGCGCTGAAATGCGCGATGTCGTCCGCAGCCGTTTCCCGCTGGCTATGGCTGCCGCATGTATTTCCGCTGTTGTTTTCTTGTTTTTCGGCGGCGGAGGAGATGTGAATATTCTGCCTGATTTGAATGCGCAGCTCAATCCAAAAGGGGCGTTTTTGCTGCTTGCGATGGCGGTTGTCGTGGTGAGCGCATTAATGGGACGCCACATCATTGAATCCCTCATTTACGGCAATGTTTGCGCCATGCTTATCAGCGTGGCGATCGGAACGTTGCATTTTTCGGATTTCTTCGGCATTCCTGAAGCCGGGCAAAGCACTGGTCTTATTCAAAGCGGTATTGAAGGTGTTGTAGGGGCGATTATTTTCGCTGTGTTAATTTTGGCTGTGACCCAGATTTTGGTTGAATGCGGAATTTTGGAAAAAATTCTTGAATTTGCGAACAGGAGCATTGTCGCGACAGTATCGCAAGCCGAATTGTTCATTATCGGCGTAACGGTCGCCGCTTCCATTCCGATTTCCGCAAACGCGCCGGCATTGCTTCTCGTCGGACCGTCTCTTGTCCGTCCTATGGGTGAAAAATTCAATTTGGCGGCGGCAAGGCGGGCCAATCTTATGGACTGTGCCGTATGCACGATATTCTTTATTTTACCGTGGCACATCGCTGTTGCCGTTTGGTATGGCGCATTGGTGACGGCTTCGGAAACATGGGGATTTGAAGCTCCTGCTGTCAGTTCCGCATTAATGAACCCTTATTCTTGGGCTCTGCTTGCGGTTATTCTTTTCTCCGCCCTTACCGGTTGGAACAGGAAGTTTGAAAACTCCGGGCAGACAACATAACCGCTGTTTTGGTTCAAATAAATAAAAAAGGATTGGAATTGCCCAATCCTTTTTTGTATTTTTTTCGTTTTTTCTATCTTGTTTCAGCCGTATGCTATTTTACGAAAAGCATGTGCTGATAGCTCGGAAACGGCCATAAATCTTCCGCAACCAAGGTTTCCAAGCTGTCGGCGAGCGTTCTGAGTTCCTGCATGGCGACAAGGATTTTGCTGCGGCAGTGTTCCGCTTCCGTCATTTGGATATTAGGCGCAAGTCCGGGATTTTTCTGCACATTGATACGTTCTTTTTCGTCCACAGGGTCGAAATCGATTTGAACTTGCAGTTCGCGGATAGCCATGTCAAGTTTGAGTATGAGTTCGCTCATTTCTTTGAGGAGCTTATCGGAATTTTCAATACCCAAGCCTGAAAGGACTTTCGCATTTTTGGCAAGTTCCGTCTGATAGCGGATGGCGGCGGGATAAATGTTCGTGCGGGCCATGCTTAAAGCAAGTTTCGCTTCCGTATGGGTTGTTTTGATATATTGCTCGAAATACACTTCCTGGCGGGAACGCAGTTCTTCACGGCAAAGCACGTTGTAGCGCGTGCAAAGGTCGATGATTTCCGGACTGGTGAAAACGGGAAGCGCGTCCGGGGTATGGGGGTGAATGGGCAATTTGCGGCGTTCGGCTTCCTTGTGCCAGACTTTGGAATATCCATCGCCGTTGAATAAAACCGCGCTGTGTTCTTCAACGATAAAAGCCACAAGCTTTTGCACCGCTTCGCCGAGGGTGCAGTTTTTTTGCAGTTCACGTTCGAGGAAGGTGGCGGAAAAATCAAGGCTTTCGGCAAGCATGGTATTCAAAGCGACTATGGAGCCGGCAGGATTTTGGGAAGAGCCGACGGCCCTGAATTCAAAACGGTTGCCCACAAAAGCGAAAGGACTGGTACGGTTTCTGTCGCCCGGGTCGGCGGGAATGGGAGGAAGCGTATCGACACCGATATTCATGATACGTTTTTTGCGGCTTCCTTTCACTTCTCCAATTCTGAACTGATCCAAAATATCCTGGAGTTGGTCACCGAGGAAAAGGGACATGATGGCAGGCGGGGCTTCGTGCGCGCCAAGACGGAAATCATTGGAAGCGGAAGCAACCGTTGCGCGCAGGAAAGCGCCGTATTTATGGACGGCGCGAATGACGGCACAAAGGAAAACCAAGAATTGGGCATTGTCGTGAGGGGTTTCCCCCGGTTCGAAAAGGTTGCCGATTTCCTTATTGCCAATGGAATAGTTCACGTGTTTTCCGGAACCGTTCAGCCCTTGGAAAGGTTTTTCATGGAGAATGCAGACAAGATTATGTTTTCTCGCCACACGGCGGAGAATGGTCATGATCAGTTGGTTGTGGTCGGTGGCGAGGTTTGCGGATTCGTACAGAGGGGCGATTTCATATTGGCTGGGAGCAACTTCGTTATGGCGTGTTTTTACGGGAATGCCAAGTTTGTAGAGTTCTTGTTCCACTTCAACCATAAAGGCGAAAACGCGTTCGGGAATAACACCGTAATATTGGTCTTCAAATTCCTGTCCTTTTGGAGGTTTCGCACCGAAAAGGGTGCGTCCCGCAATGAGCAGATCAGGACGTTTCATGACGTAATCACGGTCGACAAGGAAATATTCCTGTTCCAAACCGCCGTTTGCCGCAATAGGCAGATTGGTTTCAACGCCGAAAAGTTTTAAAACCCGTTGGGCTTGCTTATTGACAGCTTGGTTGGAGCGCAAAAGAGGTGTTTTTTTATCAAGAGCCAGACCGGTCCATGAAAGGAAAAGCGTCGGAATGCAAAGAACTATGCCCCCTGCATTTTCCATGACGTAGGCGGGGCTTGTCACGTCCCAAGCCGTATATCCGCGGGCTTCAAAGGTCGAGCGAAGTCCGCCGGAAGGAAGGCTGGAGCCGTCCGCTTCGCCTTTGACAAGGTTTGAACCGCTAAACTCGGCGATCGCGCCTCCCTCGTCGTCGGGCGTCAGGAAACTGTCGTGTTTTTCCGCACTGTTGTCCGTAAGAGGATAGAAAACGTGGGTGT
This window encodes:
- a CDS encoding flagellar basal body L-ring protein FlgH, which encodes MKKHIFCVAAMGMVFMAGCTASREAPVVTQPVMQPITYQEPAPAYDNPGSLYNPNQYRSIYEDGRARRVGDIVTINVVEQQSGSQEVTTDATRTNTTSASIAALGKRKSLFGIPIGAETPIFEGSSSSDLQGDAESTRNSSITATLAARVINVLPDGNLQIEAVREITLNDETQFMVVTGIIRARDIAANNTIASTQIANAKIEYYGRGVLSQKQKPGWLSRFLEMVSPF
- a CDS encoding Na+/H+ antiporter NhaC family protein; translation: MEEKRKEFLPMYGGIWGGMVPLAILIVGLVWLSVAERGGTKPFWACGWLALAGGLFFAKDKAEYCKAAMRGIGNQTGIVIVTAWLFAGVFGKIMAAGGLVNGLLWLGMSTGAQEGIFTTLVFITAMLFSLGTGTSTGTCLSLTPVLYPAGIFLGCDPVLLGTAILSGAAFGDNLAPISDTTIVSAYTQGAEMRDVVRSRFPLAMAAACISAVVFLFFGGGGDVNILPDLNAQLNPKGAFLLLAMAVVVVSALMGRHIIESLIYGNVCAMLISVAIGTLHFSDFFGIPEAGQSTGLIQSGIEGVVGAIIFAVLILAVTQILVECGILEKILEFANRSIVATVSQAELFIIGVTVAASIPISANAPALLLVGPSLVRPMGEKFNLAAARRANLMDCAVCTIFFILPWHIAVAVWYGALVTASETWGFEAPAVSSALMNPYSWALLAVILFSALTGWNRKFENSGQTT
- the flgA gene encoding flagellar basal body P-ring formation chaperone FlgA, yielding MFRKNRQEYSHKIDMYFLCMVFSLFVLLFPSLAQANKAYGVDKKVESARHSEPLGQDVWRLKIQEAAIVRGDKVLLGEIAEPLGSISREKWQEFAKKELWDSPPELGKPYKISKANLKNALRSSLGMYADSCLLPNALVLQRGGEVVREEKLRQMAMQYLTPQMNKLGGRSDLTDFRLPAYIFVSSRSQNLVLEKTAVEPGRINLRFAIQEMDGKIIQRFTGTAFLNVWVDTPAAARPLAKGDTLNRQDITFKSVNLAYERAELWDGKGGPWQVTRPLGAMEVIGTADLKPLSTIKKGDKVTLVYQKNGIHLSVLVEAMEDGALGDTVLVRNIDSKKQIYGKVQDNDTLLAK
- the htpG gene encoding molecular chaperone HtpG; the encoded protein is MSSTYKFKAETHKVLNILTHSLYTNREIFLRELLSNASDALDKLRFKQNKGESILAPELPLEIKISTDKESNILTVQDTGIGMTKQEMQDNLGIIAKSGSEKFLKDIGDTSCDSGKQKIDPYAEEEIVEKQEGAGADASQIIGRFGIGFYSVFMVADKVEVYSVPAIESVKEESEAKAHVWTSHGSDTFTITPLEEVAGLVRGTMIKIYLKDDAKEFIEEYRLENIIRRHSNFLPFSILLNDKVINTISALWREPKFNIKKEQYDEFYKFLTYDTENPFDVIHLSVDAPVQFNALLFIPEKSEDYFLEQKDQWGLDLYVRRVLIEKNRQELLPNYFAFVKGVVDTEDLPLNISRETLQENIVLKKISQTIVRQLMSHFEKMAAQDKEKYNTFWNKHGKYFKFAFNDFVYRDRVAKLMRFVSSGSEELLSLEEYVSRMKAGQKDIWYVSASSKEAAKLNPHMERFTRKGLEVLYLLEPVEEIALESLQKFNEYTFKNIETADARALDDFADVEKAESDLPKLSDLEKTEFEQMLERMKEVLGDKVKDVKSTDRLSGSPACMASQDGVSSTMEKLMRSFQKDDSIPQKVLEVNPDHALIRSLLTIYKDDSRSGLFEEMVWGIFDNTVLLDGYMNDPFLMAQRSLKLMEKAGQWYADLRNK
- a CDS encoding glutamine synthetase III, with amino-acid sequence MSSHVECASKPLPTDYYGENVFNDKAMRQHLPKTVYKSLKQTIEKGERLDPAIADVVASAIKDWAVSKGATHYTHVFYPLTDNSAEKHDSFLTPDDEGGAIAEFSGSNLVKGEADGSSLPSGGLRSTFEARGYTAWDVTSPAYVMENAGGIVLCIPTLFLSWTGLALDKKTPLLRSNQAVNKQAQRVLKLFGVETNLPIAANGGLEQEYFLVDRDYVMKRPDLLIAGRTLFGAKPPKGQEFEDQYYGVIPERVFAFMVEVEQELYKLGIPVKTRHNEVAPSQYEIAPLYESANLATDHNQLIMTILRRVARKHNLVCILHEKPFQGLNGSGKHVNYSIGNKEIGNLFEPGETPHDNAQFLVFLCAVIRAVHKYGAFLRATVASASNDFRLGAHEAPPAIMSLFLGDQLQDILDQFRIGEVKGSRKKRIMNIGVDTLPPIPADPGDRNRTSPFAFVGNRFEFRAVGSSQNPAGSIVALNTMLAESLDFSATFLERELQKNCTLGEAVQKLVAFIVEEHSAVLFNGDGYSKVWHKEAERRKLPIHPHTPDALPVFTSPEIIDLCTRYNVLCREELRSRQEVYFEQYIKTTHTEAKLALSMARTNIYPAAIRYQTELAKNAKVLSGLGIENSDKLLKEMSELILKLDMAIRELQVQIDFDPVDEKERINVQKNPGLAPNIQMTEAEHCRSKILVAMQELRTLADSLETLVAEDLWPFPSYQHMLFVK
- the flgG gene encoding flagellar basal-body rod protein FlgG → MMRSLWSAASGMHAQQMNIDVISNNLANVNTSGFKKSRAEFEDLMYQTMRVAGSRGPADQQIPVGIQVGLGVRTVSVHKFFTEGNLQNTDNTLDIAIEGDGFFQVQVGEELMYTRSGAFKLNSDGVIVTANGYELQPQFTVPSETRSIAISEDGEIVCLDGQSNEIATGDIPLYTFVNNAGLDSRGRNLYMPTEASGEAVQGVPGEDNVGTLAQGFLEMSNVEIVEEMVNMIVGQRAYEMNSKAIQTSDTMLQTAINVKRQ
- a CDS encoding flagellar hook-basal body protein, whose amino-acid sequence is MQNSLYTGLFASLTTEHRMAMISNNLANVNTAGYKSDALAFKDTMIHFAHDFIREPLENLRSEPLFPEQCLRARTRIATKETDFSQGSMQFTGNQLDIAIVGEGFYRVNAPQGEYLTRSSAFTKGPDGTIMTKQGYPVQGTGGNIVLPPNASNVHVSADGAVYADGQQVGQLDVVTVEDPQLLRKVGNNLYGVPEGVGLQNVLDGERTMVSQGYTEAANVNVVYEMVNMIEVQRMFEAQQKVMSTANDVDKQVITTVGKAR